Proteins from a single region of Kogia breviceps isolate mKogBre1 chromosome 5, mKogBre1 haplotype 1, whole genome shotgun sequence:
- the LOC131756941 gene encoding trefoil factor 3: MSLLGRRGMSSEPTGPQSPPRTMEARTFWLLVMVLALVSSSSTGQYVGLSPSQCAVPAEDRVDCGYPEVTPEQCDSRGCCFDSSIHGVPWCFKPLQEAECTF, translated from the exons ATGAGTCTTCTCGGCCGACGTGGCATGTCCTCTGAGCCGACGGGTCCCCAGAGCCCGCCCcgaaccatggaggccagaacgTTCTGGCTGCTGGTGATGGTCCTGGCCTTGGTGTCCTCCAGCTCGACTGGGCAGTACGTGGGCCTGT CGCCGAGCCAGTGCGCGGTCCCGGCCGAGGACAGGGTGGACTGCGGCTACCCCGAGGTCACCCCAGAGCAGTGCGACAGCCGGGGCTGCTGCTTCGACTCCAGCATCCACGGGGTGCCCTGGTGCTTCAAGCCCCTGCAGGAAGCAG AATGCACCTTCTGA